From Microlunatus capsulatus, a single genomic window includes:
- a CDS encoding adenylyltransferase/cytidyltransferase family protein — translation MSTPVVGYVPGAWDMFHVGHLNILLRAREHCDRLVVGAVTDEALFAAKAKHPVVPLAERLEVVAALDLVDEVTTDFSSDKLEVWERVRFDVLFKGDDWRGTAKGDKLEADMASVGVRVHYFPYTVHTSSTLLRSLLSER, via the coding sequence GTGAGCACCCCGGTCGTCGGCTACGTGCCGGGCGCCTGGGACATGTTCCACGTCGGGCACCTCAACATCCTGCTGCGGGCCCGCGAGCACTGCGACCGGCTCGTCGTCGGCGCCGTCACCGACGAGGCCCTCTTCGCGGCCAAGGCCAAGCACCCGGTGGTGCCGCTGGCCGAGCGGCTCGAGGTGGTGGCCGCGCTCGACCTCGTCGACGAGGTCACCACCGACTTCTCCTCGGACAAGCTCGAGGTGTGGGAGCGTGTCCGCTTCGACGTGCTCTTCAAGGGCGACGACTGGCGGGGGACCGCCAAGGGCGACAAGCTCGAGGCCGACATGGCGTCGGTCGGGGTGAGGGTGCACTACTTCCCCTACACCGTGCACACCTCCAGCACGCTGCTGCGCTCGCTGCTCTCCGAGCGCTGA
- a CDS encoding right-handed parallel beta-helix repeat-containing protein, with protein MSSRAHQRWTRGSVVGLVVAALVLLLLLGVVLVDRRSRGGDATAEPTYRDGRVVISDTFERDLDTGWGEADSGGPYALTGATDFHVDGGTGLVRLPRASVGHLAALTRERPQDLTASVDVIAPAPVRRGSGVYVAMHLRTNGPFYYRPVLRFAPDRKVYLSLSRFDGSTEDQLVLATEKIVATGVRAGTRLTFTASVTGMTPVTVRAGVSAGAGEASGVEAVDASASRLAAGGSLALWAYVAGSSDADKVVGFDNLNVRQQVAETPGTADGTGSIGGGVVVPAGQDGTAGDDAPDDAAGRPTGSAPIGSTRYPVPDGALLVSRDAAAGGDGSAQAPFTRIQDAVDRAPAGGTVVVRAGSYHESVVLPIERTVNLQAYPGEPVWLDGSSVLKGWQRRGDVWEVRWTKTFDSSPTYTRGAPERDEPGWRFVNPAHPMAAHPEQVWVRGRPQTQVRTRAQVVEGTFFVDAGRERLVLGTDPAGATVRASTLSKGLTVVGRGDTVRGIGVRRYATSVWQLGAATVNNTGVRLSDMVFEDNATTGLSVFAADVTLRDLTASRNGLMGLHAHQADHLDVANVVATQNNLELFNRAPAAGGMKLTSSRHVRVEGSAFADNLGHGLWFDAASYDVDIVSSRAERNTGAGMVVEISSAVRLVDNVLVDNGVHGLWLIDTDRAEIANNTFARNDEANLVVVTDGRTPQNPGPGGTDERRPDGDGMPWVSQDVAIYNNVFSDGGEGCVVCLVDYTGKRSGEQLDVELDHNLYHLATARAHPVFASWPSAAGKPALYDDFAAYRTATGQDPASVLVVGGDRLVDRDGRVARSAAEDAADVPRALDTAADDAAAGAAPQRPRLGAWQR; from the coding sequence GTGTCGTCGAGAGCACACCAGCGGTGGACCCGTGGGTCCGTCGTCGGTCTGGTGGTCGCGGCCCTCGTGCTGCTGCTCCTGCTCGGCGTCGTCCTGGTCGACCGCCGCTCCCGCGGCGGGGACGCCACCGCTGAGCCCACCTACCGCGACGGCCGCGTCGTCATCTCCGACACCTTCGAGCGTGACCTCGACACCGGCTGGGGCGAGGCCGACTCGGGCGGGCCCTACGCGCTCACCGGCGCGACGGACTTCCACGTCGACGGCGGCACCGGTCTCGTCCGGCTGCCGCGGGCCTCGGTCGGCCACCTCGCCGCGCTGACGCGCGAGCGCCCGCAGGACCTCACCGCGTCCGTCGACGTCATCGCTCCCGCACCGGTGCGCCGTGGGAGCGGGGTCTACGTCGCGATGCACCTGCGCACCAACGGCCCCTTCTACTACCGGCCCGTCCTCCGCTTCGCCCCCGACCGCAAGGTCTACCTCTCGCTCTCCCGCTTCGACGGCAGCACCGAGGACCAGCTGGTGCTGGCCACCGAGAAGATCGTCGCCACGGGCGTCAGGGCCGGCACCCGGCTCACCTTCACGGCGTCGGTCACCGGGATGACGCCGGTCACCGTGCGCGCCGGGGTCTCGGCCGGCGCGGGCGAGGCCAGCGGGGTCGAGGCCGTCGACGCCAGCGCGTCCCGGCTGGCCGCCGGCGGGTCGCTGGCCCTGTGGGCCTACGTGGCCGGCAGCTCCGACGCCGACAAGGTGGTCGGCTTCGACAACCTGAACGTCCGCCAGCAGGTGGCCGAGACGCCGGGCACCGCGGACGGCACCGGCTCCATCGGCGGCGGCGTGGTGGTCCCGGCCGGCCAGGACGGCACGGCCGGCGACGACGCCCCCGACGACGCCGCGGGCCGGCCCACCGGCTCCGCGCCGATCGGCTCCACCCGCTACCCCGTCCCCGACGGGGCCCTGCTGGTCAGCCGCGACGCGGCGGCCGGCGGCGACGGCTCGGCGCAGGCCCCGTTCACGCGGATCCAGGACGCCGTCGACCGGGCCCCGGCCGGCGGCACCGTGGTGGTCCGGGCCGGCAGCTACCACGAGAGCGTCGTGCTGCCCATCGAGCGCACGGTCAACCTGCAGGCCTACCCCGGCGAGCCGGTGTGGCTCGACGGCAGCAGCGTGCTGAAGGGCTGGCAGCGCCGCGGCGACGTGTGGGAGGTGCGCTGGACGAAGACGTTCGACTCCAGCCCCACCTACACCCGCGGGGCGCCTGAGCGGGACGAGCCGGGGTGGCGCTTCGTCAACCCGGCGCACCCGATGGCCGCGCACCCCGAGCAGGTCTGGGTCCGCGGACGGCCCCAGACCCAGGTCCGGACCCGTGCCCAGGTCGTCGAGGGCACCTTCTTCGTCGACGCCGGGCGTGAGCGCCTGGTGCTGGGCACCGACCCCGCCGGCGCGACCGTCCGGGCCAGCACGCTGTCGAAGGGGCTCACCGTCGTGGGCCGCGGCGACACGGTCCGCGGGATCGGCGTCCGGCGCTACGCGACCTCGGTCTGGCAGCTCGGCGCCGCGACGGTGAACAACACCGGCGTCCGGCTGTCCGACATGGTCTTCGAGGACAACGCGACCACGGGGCTCTCGGTGTTCGCCGCCGATGTCACGCTGCGCGACCTCACCGCCTCGCGCAACGGGCTGATGGGCCTGCACGCCCACCAGGCCGACCACCTCGACGTCGCGAACGTCGTCGCCACCCAGAACAACCTGGAGCTGTTCAACCGGGCGCCCGCCGCCGGGGGGATGAAGCTGACCAGCTCCCGGCACGTCCGGGTCGAGGGCAGCGCGTTCGCCGACAACCTCGGCCACGGGCTGTGGTTCGACGCCGCCTCCTACGACGTCGACATCGTCTCCTCCCGCGCCGAGCGCAACACCGGCGCCGGGATGGTCGTCGAGATCTCCAGCGCTGTCCGGCTCGTCGACAACGTGCTGGTGGACAACGGGGTGCACGGGCTGTGGCTCATCGACACCGACCGGGCGGAGATCGCGAACAACACCTTCGCCCGCAACGACGAGGCCAACCTCGTCGTGGTGACCGACGGACGCACCCCGCAGAACCCCGGTCCCGGCGGCACCGACGAGCGCCGACCCGACGGCGACGGCATGCCGTGGGTGAGCCAGGACGTGGCGATCTACAACAACGTCTTCTCCGACGGCGGCGAGGGCTGCGTCGTCTGCCTCGTGGACTACACCGGCAAGCGGTCGGGCGAGCAGCTCGACGTCGAGCTCGACCACAACCTGTACCACCTGGCGACGGCGCGGGCGCACCCCGTCTTCGCCAGCTGGCCCTCCGCCGCGGGCAAGCCGGCGCTCTACGACGACTTCGCCGCCTACCGCACGGCCACCGGCCAGGACCCGGCCAGCGTCCTCGTCGTCGGCGGCGACCGGCTGGTCGACCGCGACGGCCGGGTCGCCCGCTCCGCGGCCGAGGACGCCGCCGACGTGCCCCGCGCGCTCGACACCGCGGCGGACGACGCCGCCGCCGGGGCGGCCCCCCAGCGGCCCCGTCTCGGCGCCTGGCAGCGCTAG
- a CDS encoding polysaccharide biosynthesis tyrosine autokinase — translation MSFASSVRLLLRHWILIGLITLLVGAGVYAVSTTRTPLYTATASQYFTVSVGDSAAELAQGSNYVQDQMASFGQLATSPAVLNPVIDDLGLTMTVKELARSIRITTPRNTVVMQIAVANANAETAAAIANSVGSQLGNAVDTVGPKLPSGRSLVTVQSIQTALPPTVQSSPDTRRNTALGLLVGLLLATGIVLARARMDNRVHSPAALAEITDEPVLGAIRHAANLQNRALVVIDDADSRSAEDIRHLRSSIEQLAGGRSSFALAVTSSVRDEGRSTIAANLAAALGEAGRRVVLVDGDLRRPRVAEITRTDGGTGLLTVLGDPTGVAGTVQAVRNGHFDVLTAGGTSANPTEVLASPALAALMGELRSRYEFVVVDTPAVLAVADVTALRGQVDGAVLVADASSVRRPQLQQALDTADVAGLTVLGVVLNEVADRELPATSGYTGTESRRTRQSDKGAARASRRSSSAVSWDAPSA, via the coding sequence ATGAGCTTTGCCTCCTCCGTCCGGCTGCTGCTGCGGCACTGGATCCTGATCGGACTCATCACCCTGCTGGTCGGGGCCGGCGTCTACGCCGTCTCGACGACGAGGACGCCGCTCTACACCGCGACCGCGAGCCAGTACTTCACCGTGAGCGTCGGCGACTCCGCCGCCGAGCTGGCCCAGGGCAGCAACTACGTGCAGGACCAGATGGCGTCGTTCGGCCAGCTGGCCACGTCGCCGGCGGTGCTGAACCCGGTGATCGACGACCTGGGCCTGACGATGACGGTCAAGGAGCTGGCCCGGAGCATCCGGATCACCACCCCGCGCAACACCGTGGTCATGCAGATCGCCGTGGCCAACGCCAACGCCGAGACCGCCGCCGCCATCGCCAACTCCGTCGGCTCCCAGCTGGGGAACGCCGTCGACACCGTCGGCCCGAAGCTGCCGAGCGGCCGCTCGCTGGTGACGGTCCAGTCGATCCAGACCGCCCTGCCGCCGACGGTCCAGTCCTCCCCCGACACCCGCCGCAACACCGCCCTCGGCCTGCTCGTCGGGCTGCTGCTGGCGACCGGCATCGTGCTGGCCCGGGCCCGGATGGACAACCGGGTGCACAGCCCCGCCGCCCTGGCCGAGATCACCGACGAGCCCGTGCTCGGCGCCATCCGGCACGCGGCCAACCTGCAGAACCGCGCGCTCGTGGTCATCGACGACGCCGACAGCCGCAGCGCCGAGGACATCCGGCACCTGCGCTCGAGCATCGAGCAGCTGGCCGGCGGCCGGTCGAGCTTCGCGCTCGCCGTCACCTCCTCCGTCCGCGACGAGGGCCGCTCGACCATCGCCGCCAACCTGGCCGCCGCCCTGGGTGAGGCCGGCCGCCGCGTCGTCCTCGTCGACGGCGACCTGCGCCGGCCGCGCGTCGCCGAGATCACCCGCACCGACGGCGGCACCGGCCTGCTGACCGTGCTGGGCGACCCGACCGGCGTGGCCGGCACCGTCCAGGCCGTCCGCAACGGCCACTTCGACGTGCTGACCGCCGGCGGCACCAGCGCCAACCCGACCGAGGTGCTGGCCTCCCCCGCCCTCGCCGCGCTGATGGGCGAGCTGCGCAGCCGCTACGAGTTCGTGGTCGTCGACACCCCGGCCGTGCTGGCCGTCGCCGACGTCACCGCGCTGCGCGGCCAGGTCGACGGCGCCGTCCTGGTCGCCGACGCCTCCAGCGTGCGGCGCCCGCAGCTGCAGCAGGCGCTGGACACGGCCGACGTCGCCGGCCTCACCGTCCTCGGCGTCGTGCTCAACGAGGTCGCCGACCGCGAGCTGCCCGCCACCTCGGGCTACACCGGCACCGAGTCCCGCCGCACCCGGCAGAGCGACAAGGGCGCCGCCCGCGCCAGCCGTCGCAGCTCCTCCGCCGTCAGCTGGGACGCCCCCTCCGCCTGA
- a CDS encoding glycosyltransferase family 2 protein: protein MTPNHPESSAVVVAVLTFRRADQLAVLLPQLVDQAAGLDAAGPWTTTVVVVDNDAARSAEPVAAAHAPRVRYVHEETPGIAAGRARAVAEAADADVLVFIDDDEEPAPGWLTGLLGTWHAEGRPAGVVGRVSPTYAGVTDPWIEAGGFFKRRRYPTGTEVAAASSANLLLDLRLLRALGLTFDRGLGMRGGEDTLLTRTLTRAGHRLVWCDEAEVVDHIPPARMDRRWVLRRAFSHGAVASRIELGFAGGGVTARLRLAAGALARVAAGLLRALLGRLGGGLGQRARGWRLAAKGAGMLVGALGRDVAEYRR from the coding sequence ATGACGCCCAACCACCCCGAGAGCTCGGCCGTGGTCGTCGCCGTCCTCACCTTCCGGCGCGCCGACCAGCTGGCCGTGCTGCTGCCCCAGCTGGTGGACCAGGCGGCCGGGCTCGACGCCGCCGGGCCCTGGACCACGACCGTCGTCGTCGTCGACAACGACGCCGCCCGCAGCGCCGAGCCGGTGGCCGCCGCGCACGCGCCGCGGGTCCGCTACGTGCACGAGGAGACCCCGGGCATCGCCGCCGGGCGGGCCCGCGCCGTCGCCGAGGCCGCCGACGCCGACGTCCTGGTGTTCATCGACGACGACGAGGAGCCGGCGCCGGGCTGGCTCACCGGGCTCCTCGGCACCTGGCACGCGGAGGGCCGGCCGGCGGGGGTCGTCGGCCGGGTCTCGCCCACCTACGCCGGCGTCACCGACCCCTGGATCGAGGCCGGCGGCTTCTTCAAGCGGCGCCGGTACCCGACGGGGACCGAGGTCGCCGCGGCGTCCTCGGCCAACCTGCTGCTGGACCTGCGGCTGCTCCGCGCCCTCGGCCTGACCTTCGACCGCGGCCTGGGGATGCGGGGCGGGGAGGACACCCTGCTCACCCGGACGCTGACCCGGGCCGGCCACCGGCTGGTCTGGTGCGACGAGGCGGAGGTGGTCGACCACATCCCGCCGGCCCGGATGGACCGGCGCTGGGTGCTGCGCCGGGCCTTCAGCCACGGCGCGGTGGCCAGCCGGATCGAGCTCGGCTTCGCCGGCGGCGGGGTCACCGCGCGGCTCCGGCTGGCGGCCGGCGCGCTCGCGCGGGTCGCGGCGGGGCTGCTCCGGGCCCTGCTCGGGCGCCTCGGCGGCGGTCTGGGGCAGCGCGCCCGCGGCTGGCGGCTGGCGGCCAAGGGGGCGGGGATGCTCGTCGGGGCCCTCGGCCGCGACGTGGCCGAGTACCGCCGCTGA